In the genome of Sinorhizobium chiapasense, the window TCAATTCCTTGGCGCCGCCGGCGTGATCGATATGGCCATGCGTAAGCCATATCGCTTTCAGCGTGATGCCGTTCTCACGAATAGTCTGCAGGATGATGTCGACGTCACCGCCGGGGTCGACCACCACCCCCTCCTTGGTTTCACTGTCGAACAGGACCGTACAGTTTTGCTCGAAATGCGTAACCGGGATAATGCCCGCCTGTAACATGCGACCGCGCCTCGCTTCTGGATCGTATGGGGGACAAGGCAGGCGTAACCGCCAGGCATCCCAAGCCGATCTCAATCCGTTCCGCGGCCACCTATAGCGACATACGGGCGTGATGACAGCCCAATTCAGCGCAGCGCGGCGATTTCTGGCGCAGGTGTAGGCGGAGAGAAGTGCACCGTCGTCAACAGCAGGGCCGATACCGCTAGCTTCGACGCCACGACGACAATCACCAGTGGACGAAGCCTCTGGGCCGTGGTCCGGCCCTCATCGATGAGTTCCATTTTATCACCTTCGGATCGCTGTAGATCCGCCCTTTTTGGGACGGGAAGATATCGAAATTTCACGTGGCCTTTCCGCGGTCGGGCCGGCCGGCCGTATCGGTTCGATCGCCGGAGCGGGAGCAATATGTCCCATCCTCATATTTCGTGATGTCACGGGGGGAACATCCCGGCTCTGCGAGGCGTTTCGCACCCATCACGCAACAGGAGCAAGACGATGAAAACCCCTTCCCCCCACCTGTTTCGAGCGGTCGCGGCAGCGGGTTTGATGCTCGCCGCTGGCATCTCGACGACCTATGCAGCAATGAGCGCAATCGCCGTTACGGATCTGAACATCCGCGCAGGCCCGGGGCCGCAATATCCGACAATCGGCCTTGTAGCGCGCGGCGGCGCTGCGATTCTTGATGGATGCATTCAAGGCAGCAATTGGTGTCAGGTCAGCGTCAATGGTGTGCGCGGCTGGGCCTATGCCCGCTATCTTACAACCGATCTCGGCGGATCCGCCGTTGTGGTCGAGCAGCGCCGCACCGAGCTCGCAATTCCTTCCGTAACGTATCAGGTACAGCCAGGCGATCCGGTGATTACAACGACCTCCGAGCCGCTGGAACTGATCGGTCCGGTCGAACAGGTTGACGCCATCGCGCCACCTGCGGCGGTGCGCACCTATATCACCGCCAACCCTGCCGATACGGTTTACCTCGAAGGCGAGCCCGTTATCGGCGCGGCATTGCCGAGTACAGTGGCCGTCCGGCAGATCCCAGACTACGACTATGATTATGTCAGCATCAACGGACAGCCCGTGCTGGTAGAACCGGCGACGCGGCGCATCGTTTACGTCTATCGCTGACACTATCGACAGCCAGCGCGCGACTGTCTCCTTAAATCGACCTCGATTTAAGGACAAAGACATGCAGCAATTCAAAATGCTACAGCGCCCTTTGCGCGTCTGATAAGACGCGCGGCGCTGTAGGTCCAGCGCGCTGAGCGATTCGTCGGATCACGCGCCAATATGCGCCTTCCATCGAGAAGAAAGCTTGATCTGCGTTCGAAATTACTCGGACTTCTTCTTCTAACAGCACCATTTACTATTTGCCAATTCCTTCCACCAAACCCGGAACCCGAGCTAAATATCAAAATAGATCAAAGCATTACAGTAATTCCCGAGTCCATTCCAAGCACTGGCACTCACCGCCGCCTCCCCACAACCTCAACGTCGAAATTGACAGTTTTCGCTTTCGGTCTCAACCTGTCCGTGCCGGATCATCGGCGCATCGCGGCTCATGGACGGGGGCCGCAGACGGAGGGTTCAATGGAAGCATTAATGCCTATCATTACCCAGTTAATCGCGGGGGCGGCTGGTGGCAATGCAGCCAGCGCCATGCTGAAGCAGCAGGCATTCGGGGTTGTTGCGCGCACGATCGTGGGAGCCATTGGCGGCCTCGGCGGCGGGTTCCTGATCCAGATGCTTGGCGGCGAAGCGGCAGCCACCGGCCTTGTCATGCAGGCAATTGGCGGAGTTGTCGGCGGCGGCGTGCTGAGCGGCATCGTCGGACAGTTCCTCGGCAAAACAGCGTGACGTCTCCCGAGCGATATCCGTAGCAAGACAAAAGGCGACCGCAGGTCGCCTTTTCTGTTTCTGAATGCTTTAAAGGACGCCGTCTCCGGCTCTTCGGAGGCGCAATCGTTGTCCCAGGTCTCCTGCATGTTTTCCTAAATCGCACCCGATTCATGGATAAGACATGCAATTCAAAGTGCTACAGCGTCCTTTGCGCGTCTGATGAGACGCGCGGCGCCGTAGACTATTCTGCCGCCGCGGCGACCGGATTAACTTCCTTCGTATAGTCGTTCATCAGCGTTTCGGTGATCGTGGCTGGCGCGAAGCGATAGGGGCCGATCTCCGATACCGGAGTGACCTCGGCGGCCGAACCGGTCAGGAAGCATTCCGAAAAACCGGAAAGCTCTTCCGGCATGATTACCCGTTCGACCACCTCGTAGCCCCGGCGCTTGGCAAGCTCGATGACGGTCCGGCGCGTGATGCCGTCCAGGAAGCAGTCCGGCACAGGCGTATGGAGAACGCCGTCCTTTACGAAAAAGATGTTGGCGCCGGTCGCTTCGGCCACCTGACCGCGCCAGTCGAGCATCAGAGCGTCCGCATAGC includes:
- a CDS encoding DUF1236 domain-containing protein, yielding MKTPSPHLFRAVAAAGLMLAAGISTTYAAMSAIAVTDLNIRAGPGPQYPTIGLVARGGAAILDGCIQGSNWCQVSVNGVRGWAYARYLTTDLGGSAVVVEQRRTELAIPSVTYQVQPGDPVITTTSEPLELIGPVEQVDAIAPPAAVRTYITANPADTVYLEGEPVIGAALPSTVAVRQIPDYDYDYVSINGQPVLVEPATRRIVYVYR